From one Butyricimonas faecihominis genomic stretch:
- a CDS encoding ABC transporter permease/M1 family aminopeptidase — MNINQILLISHYEAKLLRRNWLFIFLVFLLVDGSLAAQWFIQVDFPIHFLNALSCSIPFVSAFLFNFIQGIFILFIAGDFIRRDRSLDSFESLSTRSHGNGDYAMGKLLAVVGSFVVLNVLVIVITWGFHQFSMQSSPVFFPYVFYFMTLTLPSLLFLVGITLWITVTIKIWPVALLCLIGYIFFNVFVLTDYLYGSLDYLAISIPNVFSDATGKHVGLFPYVTQRIAFAMLGIAFMLLSVVRLKRLPNNPGNRRWIQWMGVIVLITGIWVGGTYYFHFEKDRQKRQEFVKLYMEYATRKRVEIIRQHIEYSQHRTRMIVNDTLTIRNPYREKIDGFFLFLNPGLYVDGITTGETSVNFDRKDFAISLHHSLEPGEAKEFVIRYAGEIDESVCYLDIPDQDYYATQWSINILRYGKHTALVDDKYTLLTPECLWYPTVEFQTSPVALQFADRYFTDYVLTVIHDSSYTVISQGEASQTGDGTRFDHAHALPGLTLCMGRYNKREITIDDTRFELYYFDEKGALFSSLEATREGLVQGIGEAKAYFEKLTGEVYPFHKLAFIETPVSFCAYRGENRKRSERIQPELIFKPENCCDQSDYLPVKEYADKREKAVIGSSRTEIESEAIRNFCTANVGEEISVLRKMALPDFIAGQQITPEIIKNPASILPMFTDFSDYIYSENFPGINRIMTGMRANNQVDIQWELYKVGETGEHKAIRTLSSQSLRDVLKGTGKSCDLDAIYKLKAAYLRKQINIKVNQDSFAVFMNNFRSRNSFSRVTFECLAEEFEREFNFDLVEATCELYDQHGLAALRVQDIEQYTGKGNEGPMLAFSVWNSSDVNGIISAYTDKGDGSRDLLNVGDFMIRAGECSRICFPLSHSVGGVILQSNLAQNIPGNYIYNFMEFPQEALVHAGRKKLEPSCFLPSSGEIVVDNEDQGFHVFASETKESLLGKLLQDKMIVEDSGVDFLTDNAPGWVSSVYIDAYGFPVRSFLGKKTKNSQARAEWKTEIPEQGEYGVSIYKLDLDFRYQRQADSVAYYYTLEQGDYRADIVMSFLRNGLQNIYLSDNLGRKEEYSYQQQMPQCGWIQVGVLPLAKGKVKLILHDKGAFPEQLVFVDAVKWVKKS; from the coding sequence ATGAATATCAATCAAATACTATTAATCAGTCACTATGAGGCAAAGCTACTAAGGAGAAATTGGTTATTCATTTTTCTCGTGTTTTTATTGGTAGATGGGAGTCTGGCGGCTCAATGGTTTATACAAGTGGACTTTCCTATTCATTTTCTGAATGCACTATCTTGTTCGATTCCTTTCGTGAGTGCTTTTCTTTTCAATTTTATTCAGGGAATTTTTATCCTCTTTATAGCGGGTGATTTTATCCGGAGAGATCGTTCTTTAGACTCTTTTGAATCGCTAAGCACACGTTCTCATGGGAATGGCGATTACGCAATGGGGAAATTACTGGCTGTTGTGGGGAGTTTCGTGGTGTTGAACGTGCTGGTCATTGTGATTACATGGGGGTTCCATCAATTTTCAATGCAATCATCTCCTGTTTTTTTCCCGTATGTATTTTATTTCATGACATTAACTCTCCCTTCTTTATTGTTTTTGGTCGGGATAACTTTGTGGATAACCGTCACGATAAAAATATGGCCCGTGGCGTTATTGTGCTTGATAGGATATATCTTTTTTAATGTTTTTGTTTTGACGGATTATTTATATGGCAGTTTGGACTATCTGGCGATTTCGATACCTAATGTGTTCTCGGATGCCACGGGAAAACACGTGGGACTTTTCCCGTATGTGACTCAACGAATCGCATTTGCCATGTTAGGTATTGCCTTCATGTTGCTATCTGTAGTTAGATTGAAACGTTTACCGAATAATCCCGGAAATAGACGATGGATACAATGGATGGGGGTTATTGTGCTGATTACAGGAATCTGGGTAGGAGGAACTTATTATTTCCATTTTGAAAAAGACCGACAGAAAAGACAGGAGTTTGTGAAATTGTACATGGAGTATGCAACACGGAAACGTGTGGAAATTATCCGTCAACATATCGAGTATAGCCAACATCGAACTCGGATGATCGTGAATGACACGCTGACTATTCGTAATCCCTACCGGGAAAAAATAGATGGATTTTTCCTTTTCCTGAATCCCGGATTATATGTTGATGGCATAACGACTGGAGAGACTAGCGTGAATTTCGATCGAAAAGATTTTGCCATATCATTACACCATTCTTTGGAGCCGGGAGAGGCGAAAGAGTTCGTGATTCGTTATGCCGGAGAAATTGACGAGAGTGTTTGTTATTTAGATATTCCGGATCAGGATTATTATGCGACACAATGGAGTATTAATATTTTGAGATACGGGAAACATACAGCTTTGGTTGATGATAAATACACGTTGTTAACTCCCGAATGTTTATGGTATCCGACTGTGGAGTTTCAGACATCTCCCGTGGCATTACAATTTGCCGACAGGTATTTTACGGATTACGTGTTAACCGTTATCCATGATTCAAGTTATACCGTTATATCTCAAGGGGAGGCTTCACAAACGGGGGATGGAACCCGTTTTGATCATGCTCACGCATTGCCGGGATTAACATTGTGCATGGGCAGGTATAATAAACGAGAGATTACGATTGACGATACTCGTTTTGAATTGTATTATTTTGATGAAAAAGGAGCCTTGTTCTCTTCGCTTGAGGCGACTAGAGAAGGGCTTGTGCAAGGAATTGGTGAGGCTAAAGCATATTTTGAAAAACTAACCGGAGAAGTTTATCCTTTTCATAAATTGGCTTTCATTGAAACCCCGGTTAGTTTTTGTGCTTATCGTGGCGAAAATAGGAAAAGGAGTGAACGGATTCAACCGGAATTAATCTTTAAACCGGAAAATTGTTGCGATCAATCAGATTATCTTCCCGTAAAGGAGTATGCGGATAAAAGAGAAAAAGCCGTTATCGGAAGTTCTAGAACAGAGATCGAAAGTGAGGCGATTCGTAATTTTTGTACGGCGAATGTAGGGGAAGAAATTAGCGTGTTGAGAAAAATGGCGTTGCCGGATTTTATTGCCGGGCAGCAAATTACACCGGAAATAATAAAGAATCCGGCTTCAATTCTTCCCATGTTTACTGATTTTAGCGATTACATTTATTCTGAAAATTTTCCGGGCATTAATCGAATTATGACAGGAATGCGAGCAAATAATCAAGTTGATATACAATGGGAATTATACAAGGTCGGAGAAACCGGTGAACATAAAGCGATACGGACTCTTTCTTCGCAAAGTTTACGAGATGTATTGAAAGGAACGGGAAAGTCTTGTGATTTAGATGCTATTTACAAGCTAAAAGCCGCTTATTTGAGAAAACAGATTAATATAAAAGTGAATCAGGATAGTTTTGCTGTTTTCATGAACAATTTCCGATCTAGGAATTCTTTTTCTCGCGTTACTTTCGAATGTCTGGCGGAAGAATTTGAACGTGAATTTAATTTCGATCTTGTTGAGGCAACATGCGAATTGTATGACCAACATGGACTTGCCGCACTTCGTGTACAAGATATTGAACAATACACGGGGAAGGGAAACGAAGGGCCGATGCTTGCTTTCAGTGTATGGAATTCTTCAGACGTGAACGGAATTATTTCCGCGTACACGGATAAAGGCGATGGTTCAAGAGATTTGTTGAATGTAGGGGATTTTATGATCCGGGCCGGTGAATGTTCCCGGATTTGTTTCCCGTTATCCCATAGTGTAGGAGGTGTGATCTTGCAATCTAATTTGGCGCAGAATATCCCGGGTAATTATATTTACAATTTCATGGAATTTCCCCAGGAAGCGCTTGTTCATGCGGGACGGAAAAAGTTGGAACCCTCTTGCTTTTTACCGTCTTCAGGAGAGATTGTCGTGGACAATGAGGATCAAGGATTTCATGTTTTCGCTTCGGAGACGAAAGAATCCTTGTTAGGGAAATTATTGCAGGATAAGATGATCGTGGAAGATAGTGGGGTCGATTTTCTGACCGACAATGCCCCGGGATGGGTTAGTTCCGTTTATATAGATGCTTACGGTTTTCCCGTACGGAGTTTTTTAGGTAAAAAGACGAAAAACAGCCAGGCCCGTGCGGAATGGAAAACGGAAATTCCGGAACAAGGAGAGTATGGGGTGTCTATATACAAGTTAGACCTGGATTTCAGGTACCAAAGGCAAGCTGATTCAGTGGCCTATTATTACACGTTGGAGCAAGGAGATTATCGTGCGGATATTGTGATGTCGTTTCTCCGAAATGGACTGCAAAACATTTATCTGTCAGACAATCTCGGACGAAAGGAAGAATATTCTTACCAGCAACAAATGCCTCAATGTGGTTGGATCCAAGTAGGTGTTCTCCCGCTAGCCAAGGGTAAAGTAAAACTAATTTTACATGATAAGGGGGCTTTCCCGGAACAATTGGTTTTTGTGGATGCGGTGAAGTGGGTAAAGAAGTCATGA
- a CDS encoding carboxypeptidase-like regulatory domain-containing protein — MKKGILFLILFFLVVCKGTGQILQGYVKTLEEKPVSQAHVILLNSDLKVIAHAVSDDDGFFLIQAVEKGMYKLNISCVGFEILQQNILIEGNRGDLGVFRIKEGITLDEVTVIKHKKSLTTKVDRIIYDVEQDSMAKNSVAMQILEKLPFVNIDLKTK; from the coding sequence ATGAAAAAAGGAATATTATTTTTGATATTATTTTTCTTGGTCGTTTGTAAAGGAACTGGACAAATCTTACAAGGTTATGTCAAAACCTTGGAGGAGAAACCTGTTTCTCAAGCCCATGTTATTTTACTAAATTCAGATTTAAAGGTTATTGCCCATGCTGTAAGTGATGATGATGGTTTCTTTTTAATCCAAGCCGTGGAAAAGGGGATGTATAAATTGAACATATCCTGTGTAGGATTCGAGATTTTACAACAAAATATTTTGATAGAGGGAAATCGAGGAGATTTAGGTGTGTTTAGAATAAAAGAAGGGATTACCTTGGATGAAGTAACTGTAATAAAGCACAAAAAATCTTTAACAACAAAAGTAGATCGGATCATATATGATGTGGAGCAAGATTCAATGGCCAAAAATTCTGTGGCGATGCAGATACTAGAGAAACTTCCGTTTGTTAATATTGACTTGAAAACGAAATAA
- the rpe gene encoding ribulose-phosphate 3-epimerase, translated as MSVIVSPSLLSADFLHLSKDIEMVNRSQADWFHLDIMDGVFVPNISYGLPVVSQIKKMATKPLDVHLMIVQPERYVEAFHKAGADILTVHYETCTHLHRTIQQIKAQGMKAGVSLNPHTPVSLLEDVIEDIDVVLLMSVNPGFGGQSFIEQTINKVDKLKKLIMESNSHTLIEIDGGVNFETGKRLVNAGADALVAGSFVFNSPDPEANIKGLKEL; from the coding sequence ATGAGCGTTATTGTTTCTCCCTCGCTATTATCTGCAGATTTCCTGCATCTATCAAAAGATATTGAAATGGTCAACCGTAGCCAAGCCGATTGGTTTCACTTGGATATCATGGATGGCGTATTCGTCCCTAATATATCTTACGGACTTCCAGTAGTTTCCCAAATAAAAAAAATGGCCACGAAACCACTGGATGTACATTTAATGATCGTGCAACCGGAACGTTACGTGGAGGCTTTTCATAAAGCCGGAGCAGACATATTGACCGTACATTACGAAACGTGTACTCATCTGCACCGCACTATCCAGCAAATAAAAGCACAGGGCATGAAAGCCGGGGTTTCACTGAACCCACATACCCCAGTCTCTTTGTTGGAAGATGTTATCGAGGATATTGATGTTGTTTTATTAATGAGTGTTAATCCGGGATTCGGGGGACAGTCTTTCATTGAACAGACTATCAATAAAGTTGACAAACTGAAGAAATTGATCATGGAATCTAACTCTCATACCCTTATCGAGATTGACGGCGGGGTTAATTTCGAAACCGGAAAACGCTTGGTAAATGCCGGAGCCGATGCCCTTGTAGCAGGTAGTTTCGTTTTCAACTCTCCCGATCCGGAAGCAAACATCAAAGGACTAAAGGAACTATAA
- a CDS encoding TonB-dependent receptor domain-containing protein, which produces MGGTNFVITINGKKNLFLSEANQYVARLLQGDKMKQVELITSPQGQYSDKTAVINIVTKGSLPDGIVGNIMIDFGKDFIKPNLGVTSKIGKLVYNVNYQPGYTYYSELTDKTKVINYRDDTIHRTESELITWSKDDSHELQLNASYDFSDNDLLTFTGQYTYYREREFQEGKTTIWNKKDNKVQIYSFENRNINREERWNGKINYQKSFRNKEGRLFTATYGVENNQGKKQYGQELTGMLGIEDSRGIFKNSLRLTEHTTGVDFTNPINEKHSYFLTAKLVARQYRSDEELNYDQYVSAFRASYFFSTIKMSLRAEVSFEKTMNNMQFSRKSEKVRKNFFNVTPSASAIFLLSRKSTFSILYSVPSFRPDIYYLNPFVDRSDPSHWKVGNPDLEPEISQLLSMSYRFYTEKTSLAFSAKYKHSGNAIYPYDYTNETGVLVTTYGNMNRSEMLSFNMNFEYKIPDKLQIWCTGEAKYTYYSIARSNFPLWNFKSAAGVYVTLFKKATIGIIGNIRPMSTSVQHTKFEYLTTATLRGEYAFTSRLSFLVDVDKFLWKHINVENVKETDSFYYHKDEQWRGRWVSFTLVYNFGRLCDRVKKSGRGVKNEDRVKEL; this is translated from the coding sequence ATGGGAGGGACGAATTTCGTGATTACGATTAACGGGAAAAAGAATCTTTTTCTTTCGGAGGCAAATCAATACGTAGCTCGACTGTTACAAGGAGATAAGATGAAACAAGTTGAATTAATCACCTCGCCACAAGGACAATACAGTGATAAGACTGCCGTGATTAATATCGTGACAAAGGGGAGTTTGCCGGATGGTATTGTCGGGAATATTATGATTGATTTCGGTAAAGACTTCATTAAACCGAATTTAGGGGTAACTTCAAAAATTGGGAAATTGGTGTATAACGTGAATTATCAACCGGGATACACCTATTATTCGGAGTTAACAGATAAGACAAAGGTAATAAATTATAGGGATGACACGATACACAGAACGGAATCAGAATTGATAACTTGGTCGAAAGATGATTCGCATGAGTTACAATTAAACGCAAGTTACGATTTTTCAGACAATGATTTACTCACCTTTACCGGGCAATACACCTACTATCGGGAAAGGGAGTTTCAGGAAGGAAAAACTACGATATGGAATAAAAAAGATAACAAGGTACAAATTTATTCCTTTGAAAATAGAAATATCAACAGAGAGGAGCGGTGGAATGGAAAAATTAATTATCAGAAGTCGTTCCGGAATAAAGAAGGGAGGCTTTTTACTGCCACGTATGGCGTGGAAAATAATCAAGGGAAAAAACAGTATGGACAGGAGTTAACAGGGATGTTGGGGATAGAGGATTCTAGGGGAATATTTAAGAATAGCTTGCGTTTAACGGAACACACAACAGGAGTGGATTTTACGAATCCAATAAATGAGAAACATTCATATTTCCTGACGGCTAAACTTGTTGCCAGACAGTATCGCAGTGATGAGGAATTGAATTATGATCAATATGTTTCGGCATTTCGGGCAAGTTATTTTTTTTCTACAATCAAAATGAGTTTAAGGGCAGAAGTGAGTTTTGAGAAAACAATGAATAATATGCAATTTAGTAGGAAGAGCGAAAAGGTACGAAAGAATTTCTTTAATGTAACGCCCAGTGCTTCAGCTATATTTTTATTAAGTCGGAAATCTACGTTTTCAATATTATATTCAGTACCTTCTTTCCGCCCGGATATTTATTATCTGAATCCTTTTGTAGATCGTTCTGATCCTTCACATTGGAAAGTTGGTAATCCCGATTTAGAACCGGAAATATCCCAGTTGCTCTCGATGAGTTATCGCTTTTATACAGAAAAGACGAGTTTAGCTTTTTCAGCAAAGTATAAACATTCAGGTAATGCCATATATCCTTATGACTACACGAATGAAACAGGAGTGCTTGTCACTACTTACGGGAATATGAATCGTTCGGAAATGCTTTCTTTTAATATGAACTTTGAATACAAAATCCCTGATAAACTTCAAATATGGTGTACAGGAGAGGCAAAATATACGTATTATTCTATCGCTAGAAGTAATTTTCCACTTTGGAATTTTAAATCAGCTGCAGGAGTTTATGTCACATTATTCAAAAAGGCCACTATTGGAATTATTGGCAATATTCGTCCTATGTCAACATCTGTGCAACATACAAAATTTGAATATCTCACGACAGCTACTTTGAGAGGAGAATATGCTTTTACCTCAAGGCTATCTTTCCTCGTTGATGTGGACAAGTTTTTATGGAAACATATCAATGTGGAAAACGTGAAAGAAACAGACTCGTTTTACTACCACAAAGATGAACAATGGCGAGGTCGGTGGGTGTCGTTTACCCTAGTCTATAATTTTGGACGCTTGTGTGATCGTGTAAAGAAAAGTGGTCGGGGAGTAAAGAATGAAGATAGAGTGAAAGAACTATAG
- a CDS encoding TlpA disulfide reductase family protein, with the protein MKIIDCIVLGVACLACTPSDYYTLQGTLPENSKATEVYLLTGEGKGTDTLAKSTVRGDRTFTLKGKAENRLLYLNMGNYGGRVYFYSEPGEYQLKKIGNNYLVETGQEGMQSRLNAHLEKIEKNSTERFDLQKRMAETSDEGDLESLGRENERLWKQGNDLLLDMVTDFSGSSVAAMLVQDNMWIISYDFKLFTRTVKAMGDGPDSEIRKEIMEKYEAAKQKQLTGKAPDFTLPDLKGENVKLSDYKGKYLLIDFWASWCKPCRMKIKELKKEYGRLQELGIEVIAISCDKKKEDWLKAVEEDQPIWKQLRVDQEINGSDTADDYKVEFLPTLYLISPDGMVLDTNPGMEEIEHVVKNNK; encoded by the coding sequence ATGAAAATCATAGATTGTATTGTATTGGGTGTGGCGTGTCTAGCATGTACACCTTCGGATTATTATACCCTTCAGGGTACCCTGCCCGAAAATAGTAAAGCCACTGAAGTTTATTTACTCACGGGGGAAGGGAAAGGTACTGATACTCTTGCAAAAAGTACGGTACGTGGGGATCGTACTTTTACATTAAAAGGTAAGGCGGAGAATCGTTTGCTTTATTTAAATATGGGAAACTATGGTGGAAGAGTTTATTTTTATTCAGAACCCGGAGAGTACCAGTTGAAAAAGATAGGTAATAATTATTTAGTCGAGACCGGGCAGGAAGGAATGCAATCCCGGTTAAACGCTCATCTCGAAAAGATCGAGAAGAACTCGACGGAAAGGTTCGATTTGCAAAAACGAATGGCAGAAACAAGTGATGAAGGGGATTTAGAGTCATTGGGACGAGAAAATGAACGATTATGGAAACAAGGGAACGATCTGCTATTGGATATGGTGACTGATTTCAGTGGTAGTTCCGTGGCGGCCATGTTGGTACAGGATAATATGTGGATAATCAGTTATGATTTTAAATTATTCACACGAACTGTGAAAGCGATGGGGGATGGACCTGATTCGGAAATAAGAAAGGAGATCATGGAAAAATATGAGGCGGCAAAACAAAAACAATTAACGGGTAAAGCCCCGGATTTTACTTTGCCGGATCTAAAGGGGGAAAACGTAAAATTGTCGGATTACAAGGGGAAATATTTATTGATTGACTTTTGGGCTTCTTGGTGTAAACCATGTCGCATGAAGATTAAAGAGTTGAAAAAAGAATATGGTCGTCTGCAAGAATTAGGGATTGAAGTGATTGCTATTTCCTGTGACAAGAAAAAGGAGGATTGGTTAAAAGCCGTGGAAGAGGATCAACCTATATGGAAACAATTACGTGTTGATCAGGAGATAAACGGAAGTGATACAGCCGATGATTATAAGGTAGAATTTTTGCCTACTCTATACTTGATTTCTCCGGATGGGATGGTTTTGGATACCAATCCGGGAATGGAGGAAATTGAGCATGTTGTAAAAAATAATAAATGA
- a CDS encoding RNA polymerase sigma-70 factor produces the protein MESQITTNFWGQDSDKAFRYLYDKYASTLRYFSAKYVDDDATIEDVVQDAFLNLWEKRNEFKTESTIKAYLYKIVRSFSVDTIRRRNIANRYAEKIVLEKEDQEFFLENIVESEVFQMIQTVFNELSPSCREVYQLSLHGKSHEEISQLLDISINTVKKHKNNANHYMRERLKHVLSILLYI, from the coding sequence ATGGAAAGTCAAATAACAACAAATTTCTGGGGACAAGACAGCGATAAAGCTTTCCGCTATTTATATGACAAATACGCATCAACATTGCGCTATTTTTCAGCTAAATATGTAGATGATGATGCGACCATTGAAGATGTAGTACAAGATGCCTTTCTCAATTTGTGGGAAAAAAGGAACGAATTTAAAACAGAAAGCACGATAAAAGCTTATTTGTACAAAATCGTACGTAGTTTCTCTGTTGACACAATTCGTCGCAGAAACATTGCGAATCGATATGCCGAAAAAATTGTTCTCGAAAAAGAAGACCAAGAATTCTTTCTGGAAAACATCGTTGAATCAGAAGTTTTCCAGATGATCCAAACCGTCTTTAACGAACTCTCCCCTTCTTGCCGAGAAGTGTACCAACTCAGTCTTCATGGGAAATCTCATGAAGAAATTTCCCAGTTATTGGATATTTCAATAAACACCGTGAAAAAGCACAAGAACAATGCCAATCACTATATGCGGGAAAGATTGAAACACGTTCTTTCCATACTTTTATACATCTAA
- a CDS encoding SPOR domain-containing protein, producing MRIIVSVILLAFITVSCGTNKRVYAPPFEEEETETVVVKENVQTTAQNPTKKTENTKPVVSREENVTMTHGDVLKRYNVIVGSFSNVDNALKLQAKLNGMGYHSIIMKNSAGMSRVSIAGFDEEASAREELLKVREQYPEFADAWLLISKQN from the coding sequence ATGAGAATTATTGTATCTGTAATTTTATTGGCATTTATCACTGTCAGTTGCGGTACTAACAAACGTGTTTACGCACCACCTTTTGAGGAAGAGGAGACAGAGACTGTTGTAGTGAAAGAAAACGTGCAAACCACGGCACAAAATCCCACAAAGAAAACTGAAAATACAAAACCTGTCGTTTCTCGGGAAGAGAATGTAACTATGACTCACGGGGACGTGTTGAAACGTTATAACGTGATTGTCGGCAGTTTTTCAAACGTGGACAATGCTTTGAAATTACAGGCAAAATTGAACGGGATGGGCTATCACAGTATTATCATGAAGAATAGTGCCGGGATGAGTCGGGTAAGTATTGCTGGATTTGACGAAGAGGCATCCGCTCGTGAAGAATTATTAAAAGTTCGTGAACAATATCCGGAGTTTGCAGATGCATGGCTGTTGATTTCCAAGCAAAACTAA
- a CDS encoding gamma carbonic anhydrase family protein produces MAIIRELNGHTPKFGKNCFLAENAAVIGDVEMGDDCSIWYGAVLRGDVHYIKIGNKVNIQDNATIHATYQKSPTNIGNNVSIAHNAVVHGCTIHDNVLIGMGAIVLDNAVIESNSIVAAGSVVTKGTVVESGWVYAGAPAKKLKQMGPELLRDEVERIVNSYSMYASWYK; encoded by the coding sequence ATGGCAATAATCAGAGAATTAAATGGACACACGCCGAAATTCGGCAAGAATTGTTTTTTAGCTGAAAATGCCGCTGTTATTGGCGACGTGGAGATGGGTGACGATTGTAGTATATGGTACGGGGCCGTTCTGAGAGGTGATGTACATTATATTAAAATAGGCAACAAAGTAAACATTCAAGATAACGCGACGATACACGCAACGTATCAAAAATCTCCGACCAATATCGGGAATAACGTTTCTATCGCCCACAATGCCGTGGTTCACGGATGCACGATTCATGATAACGTACTGATCGGTATGGGTGCTATCGTTCTTGACAACGCTGTCATTGAAAGTAATTCCATCGTGGCTGCCGGTAGTGTGGTGACGAAAGGTACCGTTGTTGAATCCGGTTGGGTATATGCCGGGGCTCCCGCTAAAAAATTGAAACAAATGGGTCCGGAACTCTTACGTGACGAAGTGGAAAGAATCGTGAATTCCTATTCCATGTATGCTAGCTGGTACAAATAA
- a CDS encoding Dabb family protein — translation MLKHIVMWKLKEFAEGKTKAENALIMKESLERLVGIVPEIISLQVGINEKESDMAYDAVLISTFADAEALARYKVHPEHVKVSDYCKKIRESRTFVDFTE, via the coding sequence ATGCTAAAACATATTGTCATGTGGAAACTCAAGGAGTTTGCCGAGGGAAAAACAAAAGCAGAGAACGCGTTAATTATGAAAGAAAGCTTGGAAAGACTGGTCGGTATCGTTCCGGAAATCATATCATTACAGGTCGGAATCAATGAAAAGGAATCCGATATGGCATACGATGCGGTCCTAATCTCCACTTTTGCCGATGCCGAAGCGCTCGCCCGTTATAAAGTTCATCCAGAACACGTAAAAGTAAGTGATTACTGCAAAAAGATTCGGGAAAGTCGGACATTTGTTGATTTCACGGAATAG